Part of the Crossiella cryophila genome, GGGACAGCGGTGAGGAAGCCGCCGCCGACGGACCGGCCGCGCTGGCCGACACGGTGGACGCGGCCATCGCCACCCTGACCGAGACGCTGCCGGAGACCCCGGAGCGCACGGTGCGCATCCAGTTCTGGGGACCGTGGTCGCTGACCCTGGAGGACATGCTCCTCACCCGCATGATGGAGCTGACCGTGCACAGCGACGACCTGGCGGTCAGCCTCGGCGTGCCCACCCCGGACTTCCCGCCCGCCGCGGTCGAGGCGGTGGTGGACCTGCTCAGCCGCCTGGCCCTGCGCCGGCACGGCGCGCCCGCGGTGCTGCGCGCGCTCACCCGAGCCGAGCGCGCACCGGCGAGTATCACCGCGTTCTGAGCAGGCGGTCCGGCAGTGGCGCCAGGGGGTAGCGCTGCCAGAAGAAGGCGTCCGCGGCGTGCTGGTCGGCGGCGAAGTTGATCGCCTCGACGATCTTGCCGCGCTGGATCCGGTAGGCCAGCACCCAGGTGATGTCCAGTCCCGGCGGGCTGGTGCTCCAGCCGCGGTGCAGGTCCACCACCCAGTCGCCGTCCGCGCCGAGGAACAACACCTCGGCACGGAACCCGGCCCGGCCCAGCTCGGCGAAGAAGGCCAGCACCTCCCGCACCCCGACCTTGGTGCCGGACAGCGGGTGGTGGCCGGGGATGGTCCAGCGGATCTCCGGCGCGAAGAACTCCCGCAGCG contains:
- a CDS encoding maleylpyruvate isomerase N-terminal domain-containing protein — protein: MPTTRSDFLATARVAARLLRHPALAGSWDKPSALPEFSVAGLAGHLAFQVTALPTILAGPIPPELPISLPEHYSRVAWVDADLDHELNVRIRDSGEEAAADGPAALADTVDAAIATLTETLPETPERTVRIQFWGPWSLTLEDMLLTRMMELTVHSDDLAVSLGVPTPDFPPAAVEAVVDLLSRLALRRHGAPAVLRALTRAERAPASITAF
- a CDS encoding nuclear transport factor 2 family protein → MTERMVSRANLLRAGGAGLAAAALLGGTAQAGGRDHPNVALIRRYYAAYAKGDLRALREFFAPEIRWTIPGHHPLSGTKVGVREVLAFFAELGRAGFRAEVLFLGADGDWVVDLHRGWSTSPPGLDITWVLAYRIQRGKIVEAINFAADQHAADAFFWQRYPLAPLPDRLLRTR